In the Theobroma cacao cultivar B97-61/B2 chromosome 1, Criollo_cocoa_genome_V2, whole genome shotgun sequence genome, one interval contains:
- the LOC18612885 gene encoding probable xyloglucan endotransglucosylase/hydrolase protein B: MASPQWILLLSLLLMVSGTMGAPPRRPVAVPFGRNYMPTWAFDHIKYFNEGSEIQLHLDKYTGTGFQSKGSYLFGHFSMQMKLVPGDSAGTVTAFYLSSQNSEHDEIDFEFLGNRSGQPYILQTNVFTGGKGDREQRIYLWFDPTKGYHDYSVLWNLDQIAFFVDSTPIRVFKNCKDLGVRFPFNQPMKIYSSLWNADDWATRGGLEKTDWSKAPFIASYMGFHIDGCEASVEAKFCATQGKRWWDQREFRDLDSYQWRRLRWVRDKFTIYNYCTDRVRYPTMPPECRRDRDV, translated from the exons TGGTTTCTGGAACAATGGGAGCTCCCCCTAGGAGGCCTGTAGCGGTCCCATTCGGGAGAAACTATATGCCTACTTGGGCTTTTGATCACATTAAGTACTTCAATGAAGGCTCCGAGATTCAGctccaccttgacaaatacaCTG GTACTGGTTTCCAGTCAAAAGGATCTTACTTGTTCGGCCACTTCAGTATGCAAATGAAGCTGGTTCCTGGAGATTCTGCTGGAACTGTTACTGCCTTCTAT TTATCTTCTCAAAATTCGGAGCATGATGAGATAGATTTTGAGTTCCTGGGGAACAGGAGTGGCCAGCCATACATTCTGCAGACCAATGTGTTCACCGGAGGAAAAGGAGACAGAGAGCAGAGGATTTATCTTTGGTTTGACCCAACCAAAGGCTACCACGACTACTCTGTTCTGTGGAATTTGGATCAGATAGC ATTCTTCGTGGACAGCACCCCAATCAGAGTGTTTAAAAACTGTAAAGATTTGGGGGTGAGATTCCCATTCAACCAGCCAATGAAGATATACTCGAGCCTCTGGAACGCGGATGACTGGGCCACCAGGGGTGGGCTCGAAAAGACTGACTGGTCCAAGGCCCCTTTCATAGCCTCCTACATGGGCTTCCACATTGATGGGTGTGAGGCCTCCGTTGAAGCCAAGTTCTGTGCCACACAGGGCAAGCGGTGGTGGGACCAGAGGGAATTCCGGGACCTTGATTCCTACCAGTGGAGGCGGCTCCGCTGGGTCCGCGACAAGTTCACCATCTACAACTATTGCACGGATAGGGTGAGATACCCTACCATGCCTCCCGAGTGCAGGAGAGACAGGGACGTTTAA